One Maniola hyperantus chromosome Z, iAphHyp1.2, whole genome shotgun sequence DNA window includes the following coding sequences:
- the tll gene encoding nuclear receptor subfamily 2 group E member 1: MEMQSIQASSSRILYDVPCAVCRDHSSGKHYGVFACDGCAGFFKRSVRRDRRYSCKARSPGACLVDKAHRNQCRACRLAKCLDVGMNKDAVQHERGPRNSTIRRQMALFLKDPIPSTDIGLHPPVLDLALPKHNLIPPLPSAPFFHNPYFSYNRLSLLSSPVPPCHSKALSSPFTPTIANTTDPEAMCEAAARLLFMNVKWAKNDPAFSSLSLSDRLILLEESWRDLFVVGCAQFLYPLNLKILLDAKNTSLHSKDVDEFQMVLAELSKIRPDTNEYACMRAIVLFKTTFGEKSNLDSPTETNVEKKKLQDPPAVVALQDHSKVVLNEYTARMYPLDMTRSSRLLQILSNVRKVSSVTIVELFFRATIGDIPIERIISDMYRSGKDIS; encoded by the exons GTCGCATACTCTACGATGTCCCTTGTGCGGTGTGTCGCGACCACTCATCGGGGAAACATTACGGAGTGTTCGCGTGTGACGGCTGCGCGGGATTCTTCAAACGGTCGGTGAGACGAGACCGTCGGTACAGCTGCAAAGCTAGAAGCCCTGGTGCCTGCTTAGTTGACAAAGCCCATCGCAATCAGTGCCGGGCTTGCCGTTTGGCCAAATGCCTCGATGTGGGCATGAATAAAGACG CCGTACAACATGAAAGAGGTCCGAGAAATTCTACCATACGAAGACAAATGGCACTATTTTTAAAAGATCCTATTCCATCTACAGACATTGGCTTACATCCACCAGTTCTAGACTTAGCTCTCCCTAAACATAATCTAATACCGCCTCTACCATCTGCACCATTCTTCCATAATCCATACTTTTCGTATAACAGATTAAGCCTTTTGAGCTCTCCTGTACCCCCATGCCATTCAAAAGCTCTGTCATCTCCATTTACACCGACGATTGCAAATACTACCGATCCTGAAGCAATGTGTGAAGCTGCAGCCAGACTTTTGTTTATGAATGTCAAATGGGCTAAAAATGATCCAGCTTTCAGCTCACTGTCTTTATCTGAtagattaatattattagaagaATCCTGGCGGGATCTGTTCGTTGTCGGTTGTGCGCAATTTCTCTATCCTCTAAATTTGAAAATTCTTCTTGATGCGAAAAATACAAGCTTACATTCCAAAGACGTGGATGAGTTTCAAATGGTGCTAGCTGAACTGTCGAAAATTCGTCCAGATACAAATGAATATGCATGTATGCGAGCCATTGTTCTGTTCAAAACTACTTTTGGTGAGAAGAGCAATCTCGATAGTCCGACTGAAACTAATGTTGAAAAGAAAAAACTCCAGGATCCTCCCGCCGTTGTCGCTTTGCAAGACCATTCCAAAGTTGTTCTAAATGAG TATACGGCTCGCATGTATCCTCTTGACATGACGCGTTCCAGCCGGTTGCTGCAAATCTTGTCTAACGTCAGAAAAGTTTCTAGTGTTACCATAGTAGAACTCTTCTTCCGCGCCACTATAGGAGAC